The Raphanus sativus cultivar WK10039 chromosome 2, ASM80110v3, whole genome shotgun sequence genome includes a region encoding these proteins:
- the LOC108841077 gene encoding protein CUP-SHAPED COTYLEDON 2: MDIPYYHYDHGGDSQYLPPGFRFHPTDEELITHYLLRKVLDGCFSSRAIAEVDLNKCEPWQLPGKAKMGEKEWYFFSLRDRKYPTGLRTNRATEAGYWKATGKDREIYSSKTSALVGMKKTLVFYKGRAPKGEKSSWVMHEYRLEGKFSYHFISRSSKDEWVISRVFKKTGLANTGASAGASISISSGTGSSKKTKIPSSISTTYREQPSSPSSVSLPPLLDPTTTLGYTDSSWSYDSRNTNTTVTNTAITEHVSCFSTAATTTALGLDVNVDSFNHLLPPAPSGFDPFPRFVSRNVSPLSNFRSFQENFSHFPYFGSSSASTMTTSANLPSFHGGTGMNYWLQTTAEENETKAGLLNGGLDCVWNH, from the exons ATGGATATTCCGTATTACCACTATGACCACGGAGGAGACAGCCAATATCTTCCTCCGGGTTTCAGGTTTCATCCGACAGATGAAGAGCTCATCACTCATTACCTCCTCCGTAAGGTCCTCGACGGCTGCTTCTCAAGCCGTGCCATCGCAGAGGTTGATCTCAACAAGTGCGAGCCTTGGCAACTTCCCG GGAAAGCTAAGATGGGTGAGAAAGAATGGTACTTTTTTAGCCTCCGTGACCGGAAATATCCGACGGGACTGAGAACGAATAGAGCAACGGAGGCTGGTTACTGGAAAGCTACAGGAAAAGATAGAGAGATTTATAGTTCAAAGACTAGTGCACTTGTCGGGATGAAGAAGACTCTTGTCTTCTACAAAGGACGAGCTCCTAAAGGAGAGAAGAGCAGTTGGGTTATGCATGAATATCGTCTTGAAGGAAAATTCTCTTACCATTTCATCTCCAGAAGCTCGAAG GACGAATGGGTGATCTCTAGGGTTTTCAAGAAAACCGGTTTAGCTAATACCGGAGCCTCAGCAGGAGCAAGTATTAGCATTAGCAGTGGTACCGGTTCGTCTAAGAAGACAAAAATACCCTCGAGCATCTCCACAACCTACCGTGAGCAACCAAGCTCTCCTTCATCCGTCTCACTCCCTCCTCTCCTTGACCCCACCACAACCCTCGGCTACACCGACAGCAGCTGGTCCTACGACAGCCGTAACACCAACACAACCGTCACAAACACCGCAATAACCGAGCACGTGTCCTGTTTCTCCACTGCCGCTACTACTACTGCCTTGGGCTTAGATGTTAACGTTGACTCATTCAACCATCTTCTACCGCCTGCGCCGTCTGGGTTTGACCCTTTTCCCCGCTTTGTCTCTAGAAACGTCTCGCCTCTATCTAACTTTAGGTCGTTCCAAGAGAACTTCAGTCACTTTCCGTACTTTGGGTCATCTTCTGCATCCACCATGACCACCTCCGCTAACCTGCCTTCTTTCCACGGTGGTACCGGAATGAACTACTGGCTACAGACGACGGCGGAAGAAAACGAGACAAAGGCTGGTCTGCTTAATGGTGGACTTGATTGCGTATGGAATCATTAA
- the LOC108820767 gene encoding probable aminotransferase TAT2, giving the protein MENGGSTITIKGILSLLMESISELEDEEGRCAKRVISLGMGDPTLYSCFRTTQVSLQAVSDSLLSNKFHGYAPTVGLPQTRRAIAEYLSRDLPYKLSQDDVFITSGCTQAIDVALAMLARPRANILLPRPGFPIYELCAKFRNLEVRYFDLLPENGWEIDLDAVESLADENTVALVVINPGNPCGNVYSYLHLMKIAETAKKLGILVIADEVYGHLSFGSKPFVPMGVFGSIVPVLTLGSLSKRWIVPGWRLGWFVTTDPSGSFKDPKIIERFKKYFDILGGPATFIQAAVPTILEQTDESFFKKTLNSLKNSSDICYDWINEIPCIDSSHRPEGSMAMMVKLNLSLLEDISDDIDFCFKLAREESVILLPGTAVGLKNWLRITFAADASSIEEAFKRIKCFYLRHAKTQSQTIVDL; this is encoded by the exons atggagaaTGGAGGGTCGACAATCACAATTAAAGGGATTCTGAGTTTGCTGATGGAAAGCATCtcagagttggaagatgaagaaggaagatGCGCGAAGAGAGTTATATCACTTGGAATGGGAGACCCAACACTGTACTCGTGTTTCCGTACAACACAAGTTTCACTTCAAGCTGTTTCAGATTCTCTTCTCTCCAACAAGTTCCATGGTTATGCTCCCACCGTTGGTCTTCCTCAAACTCGAAG GGCAATCGCAGAGTATCTATCGCGTGATCTTCCATACAAACTATCTCAAGACGATGTGTTCATCACATCAGGTTGCACGCAAGCAATCGATGTAGCACTGGCAATGTTGGCTCGTCCTAGGGCCAATATACTTCTTCCAAGACCAGGTTTCCCGATCTATGAACTCTGTGCAAAGTTTAGAAACCTAGAGGTTCGCTACTTCGACCTTCTTCCAGAAAACGGATGGGAGATCGATCTTGATGCTGTCGAGTCTCTCGCAGACGAAAACACAGTTGCTTTGGTTGTTATAAACCCCGGTAATCCTTGCGGGAATGTCTATAGTTACCTGCATTTGATGAAG atTGCGGAAACGGCGAAAAAACTAGGGATTCTTGTGATTGCTGATGAAGTTTATGGTCATCTTTCTTTTGGGAGCAAACCGTTTGTGCCAATGGGTGTGTTTGGGTCTATCGTTCCGGTTCTTACTCTTGGATCTTTATCAAAGAGATGGATAGTTCCTGGTTGGCGTCTCGGTTGGTTTGTGACCACTGACCCTTCTGGCTCGTTTAAAGACCCAAAG ATCATTGAGCGTTTCAAGAAATACTTTGATATTCTTGGTGGACCAGCCACATTTATCCAG GCTGCAGTTCCCACGATTCTGGAACAGACGGACGAATCCTTCTTCAAGAAAACGTTGAACTCGTTGAAGAACTCTTCGGATATTTGCTATGACTGGATCAACGAGATTCCTTGCATTGATTCCTCGCATCGACCAGAAGGATCCATGGCAATGATg GTTAAGTTGAATCTCTCGTTACTAGAAGATATAAGCGACGATATCGACTTCTGTTTCAAACTAGCTAGAGAAGAATCAGTCATCCTTCTTCCCG GGACTGCGGTGGGGCTTAAGAACTGGCTAAGGATAACGTTTGCTGCTGATGCATCTTCGATTGAAGAAGCTTTTAAAAGGATTAAATGTTTTTATCTCCGACATGCCAAGACTCAGTCTCAAACCATAGTTGATTTGTGA